In the genome of Dickeya fangzhongdai, one region contains:
- a CDS encoding LysR family transcriptional regulator, giving the protein MLKENFNELQIFLVVARERSFTKAAGKLGVSQSALSHAMKALEERLNIRLLTRTTRSVAPTEAGERIIACLEPRIADLEQELEALIQRDGTASGNIRLSAGEHAARSLVWPKLKPFLREYPEINVEMVVDNGFVDIVEGRFDAGIRLGESVDKDMIAVRIGPDMRMALVGAPAYFAANPVPDSPHELQNHRCINMRLPTAGGLYHWEFEREGKPLRVRVEGQLTFNLLSERIDAALSGFGIACVPEDTVQAFITSGELIHILQDWCPSFPGYYLYYPSRKQHPPAFALMIDALRYSE; this is encoded by the coding sequence ATGCTTAAAGAAAACTTCAATGAGTTGCAGATCTTTCTTGTTGTGGCAAGAGAGCGAAGTTTTACCAAAGCCGCCGGTAAGCTTGGCGTTTCGCAGTCGGCGCTGAGCCATGCAATGAAAGCGCTGGAAGAGCGCTTAAACATCCGTCTTTTGACCCGAACCACCAGAAGCGTAGCCCCCACAGAGGCTGGCGAGAGAATTATTGCCTGCCTTGAGCCACGAATTGCCGATCTTGAGCAGGAACTGGAGGCGCTGATTCAACGGGATGGTACTGCTTCAGGTAACATCCGCTTATCAGCCGGGGAGCATGCCGCACGTAGCTTGGTGTGGCCGAAGTTGAAACCCTTTCTCAGGGAATATCCAGAAATCAATGTCGAAATGGTGGTTGATAATGGTTTTGTCGATATTGTCGAAGGACGTTTTGATGCCGGGATTCGCCTTGGCGAAAGTGTTGATAAGGATATGATCGCCGTAAGAATTGGGCCGGATATGCGAATGGCCCTGGTCGGCGCGCCGGCATATTTTGCCGCAAACCCTGTTCCTGATTCGCCGCATGAGCTACAAAATCATCGATGTATCAATATGCGCCTGCCTACCGCCGGTGGCCTGTATCATTGGGAGTTTGAAAGGGAGGGGAAACCCCTGCGCGTCAGAGTCGAAGGGCAACTGACGTTTAACCTGTTGTCGGAAAGAATCGATGCGGCGTTATCCGGGTTTGGTATCGCCTGTGTGCCAGAGGATACGGTTCAGGCTTTTATAACATCAGGCGAACTTATCCATATTTTGCAGGATTGGTGTCCCTCTTTCCCTGGATACTATCTTTACTACCCCAGCCGTAAACAGCACCCTCCAGCCTTTGCGTTAATGATAGATGCGCTGCGGTACTCGGAATAA
- a CDS encoding PTS sugar transporter subunit IIB — protein sequence MKKLLICCLFGNTANSLAKKMQLVAERKGYHLIISAVGLDNFASVASVFDGFLIAPHIQYKLTEIREIVGDSRSIAIIESLLYASLDAEKVLKFVMEQMPELAA from the coding sequence ATGAAAAAGCTTCTGATATGTTGTTTGTTCGGGAATACAGCAAACTCTCTCGCCAAAAAGATGCAGTTAGTGGCAGAAAGGAAGGGCTACCATCTGATCATTAGTGCTGTGGGTCTGGATAATTTCGCCAGCGTAGCTTCCGTTTTCGACGGTTTTCTCATTGCGCCGCACATTCAGTACAAACTCACAGAGATTAGAGAGATTGTCGGAGACTCTCGTTCAATTGCGATTATTGAAAGTCTACTCTATGCATCACTCGACGCGGAGAAAGTTTTAAAGTTCGTGATGGAGCAGATGCCTGAACTAGCAGCCTGA
- the yiaY gene encoding L-threonine dehydrogenase, producing MSSAFYIPALNLMGEGALEEAARQIQLQGFKHALIVTDGVLNKIGVAASVQQLLKKYQIDSAIYDGVQPNPTVANVDAGLKILKANHSDCVVSLGGGSSHDCAKGIALLATNGGEIADYEGVDVSAKPQLPLIGINTTAGTASEMTRFCIITDEVRHVKMAIVDKNVTPVMSVNDPVLMVGMPASLTAATGMDALTHAIEAYVSTAANPITDAVAIKAIELIRDHLRDAVKDGKNMVAREQMAYAQFMAGMAFNNASLGYVHAMAHQLGGFYNLPHGVCNAVLLPHVERYNATVAAGRLKDVAVALGVDVAGLSDQQAADAAIAAISQMARDVGIPAGLKDLGVKEEDFNILADNALKDACGLTNPKQATHAEIVEIFAAAF from the coding sequence ATGAGCAGCGCATTTTATATTCCGGCTTTAAACCTGATGGGTGAGGGTGCGTTAGAGGAAGCGGCCAGGCAGATTCAGTTGCAGGGTTTCAAACATGCCTTGATCGTGACTGACGGCGTGCTGAACAAAATCGGCGTCGCAGCCTCCGTGCAGCAATTGCTGAAAAAATACCAGATCGATAGCGCCATTTATGATGGCGTGCAGCCGAACCCGACCGTTGCCAACGTGGATGCGGGCCTGAAAATTCTTAAAGCAAACCACAGCGATTGCGTGGTGTCGTTGGGCGGCGGTTCTTCCCACGACTGCGCTAAAGGTATCGCTCTGCTGGCGACCAACGGCGGCGAAATCGCCGACTACGAAGGCGTGGATGTTTCCGCCAAACCGCAGTTGCCGCTGATCGGCATCAACACCACGGCGGGCACCGCGTCTGAAATGACCCGCTTCTGCATCATTACCGATGAAGTGCGTCATGTGAAAATGGCGATCGTGGATAAAAACGTGACTCCGGTGATGTCCGTCAACGACCCGGTCCTGATGGTCGGAATGCCGGCATCGCTGACCGCTGCTACCGGGATGGACGCCTTGACCCACGCCATCGAAGCTTATGTGTCGACCGCCGCTAACCCGATTACCGATGCGGTGGCGATCAAAGCGATTGAACTGATCCGCGACCATCTGCGTGATGCGGTCAAAGACGGTAAAAACATGGTGGCGCGTGAACAGATGGCTTACGCCCAGTTTATGGCCGGCATGGCGTTCAACAATGCATCGTTGGGGTATGTGCATGCGATGGCGCACCAGTTGGGCGGCTTCTATAACCTGCCGCACGGGGTGTGCAATGCGGTGCTGCTGCCGCACGTAGAGCGTTACAACGCCACCGTCGCCGCAGGGCGTCTGAAAGACGTTGCGGTCGCGCTGGGCGTCGACGTTGCCGGGCTGAGCGATCAACAGGCTGCTGACGCGGCGATCGCGGCGATCAGCCAGATGGCGCGCGATGTCGGTATCCCGGCCGGATTGAAAGATCTGGGCGTGAAAGAAGAAGACTTCAACATTCTGGCGGACAACGCGCTGAAAGACGCCTGCGGGTTGACCAACCCGAAACAGGCGACCCACGCGGAAATCGTCGAGATTTTTGCCGCCGCGTTCTAA
- a CDS encoding NUDIX hydrolase, with translation MTNEITFKVIGDISTASACSAALVVLVDPYGKILLQLRDSDKDIPYPGYWSLFGGGLEAEETPAQAAVRELNEEIGITLDDRELTPLIVTLSDDSKNARIYIFSLTTALTPGDIVLQEGSGFAFFTREQIAHLPVVPYVMRALNLLWRDTH, from the coding sequence ATGACGAATGAGATCACATTTAAGGTGATCGGCGATATCAGCACGGCCAGCGCCTGTAGCGCGGCGCTGGTTGTACTCGTCGATCCGTACGGAAAAATCCTGCTGCAATTGCGGGATTCGGATAAAGACATACCCTACCCCGGTTACTGGTCGCTGTTCGGCGGCGGACTTGAAGCTGAAGAGACGCCCGCCCAGGCGGCGGTGCGTGAATTAAATGAAGAGATCGGCATCACCCTTGACGACCGGGAGTTAACGCCGCTGATCGTCACGCTGTCGGATGACAGCAAAAACGCCCGGATTTATATCTTCTCGCTGACAACGGCGCTGACGCCGGGCGATATCGTGCTGCAGGAAGGTTCCGGGTTTGCGTTCTTCACCCGCGAGCAAATCGCGCATCTGCCGGTTGTGCCCTATGTCATGCGCGCCCTGAACCTGCTCTGGCGCGATACGCACTGA
- the narI gene encoding respiratory nitrate reductase subunit gamma — translation MHYLNLFLFDIYPYIAGAVFLIGSWLRYDYGQYSWRAGSSQMLDKKGMRLASNLFHLGILGVLGGHFLGMMTPHWMYESFLPLEIKQKMAMIGGGTCGVLTLVGGVLLLKRRLTNPRVRATSTTGDILILSLLVIQAALGLLTIPFSAQHMDGSEMMKLVNWAQAVVTFRGGASAHLDGVALIFRLHLVLGMTLFLLFPFCRLVHIWSAPVEYLTRRYQLVRNRR, via the coding sequence ATGCATTATCTCAATCTGTTTTTGTTTGATATCTACCCCTACATCGCCGGCGCGGTTTTTCTGATCGGCAGTTGGTTGCGCTACGACTACGGTCAGTACAGCTGGCGCGCCGGCTCCAGCCAGATGCTGGATAAGAAAGGCATGCGGCTGGCGTCGAACCTGTTCCATCTCGGCATTCTGGGCGTGTTGGGCGGTCATTTTCTGGGCATGATGACGCCGCACTGGATGTACGAGTCGTTTTTGCCGCTGGAGATAAAACAGAAGATGGCGATGATCGGCGGCGGAACCTGCGGCGTGCTGACGCTGGTGGGCGGCGTGCTGTTGCTGAAGCGTCGGCTGACGAATCCGCGGGTGCGCGCTACCTCAACCACCGGCGATATTTTGATCCTGTCGCTGCTGGTGATTCAGGCGGCGTTGGGGCTGCTGACCATTCCGTTTTCCGCGCAACACATGGACGGCAGCGAGATGATGAAACTGGTGAACTGGGCGCAGGCGGTGGTGACGTTTCGCGGCGGCGCCTCGGCGCATCTGGATGGCGTAGCGCTGATTTTCCGCCTGCATCTGGTGCTGGGAATGACGCTGTTCCTGCTGTTCCCGTTCTGCCGGCTGGTGCATATCTGGAGCGCGCCGGTTGAGTATCTGACCCGTCGTTACCAACTGGTCAGAAACCGGCGCTAA
- the narJ gene encoding nitrate reductase molybdenum cofactor assembly chaperone, with translation MISLRVIARLLEYPDAELWQQRQAMLEALEQADELPLRQSAQLLQFIADFYQGDLLDRQARYSELFDRGRALSLLLFEHVHGESRDRGQAMVDLLAQYREVGLELDCRELPDFLPLYLEYLTLRDPQTVRDGLRDIAPILTLLAERLRQRDSEYALLPDLLLALAAIEPSRESVAAKVAEEARDDTPQALDAVWEEEQVRFLADAGCAPAQQTGHQRRFVDAVAPHYLNLDASRAKGDC, from the coding sequence ATGATCAGTCTTCGCGTTATCGCCCGACTGCTGGAGTATCCGGATGCGGAACTGTGGCAGCAGCGTCAGGCCATGCTGGAGGCGCTGGAACAGGCCGACGAACTGCCGCTGCGCCAAAGCGCGCAACTGCTGCAGTTCATCGCCGACTTTTATCAGGGCGACCTGCTCGACCGGCAGGCGCGCTACAGCGAACTGTTTGACCGCGGTCGCGCGTTGTCGCTGCTGCTGTTCGAACATGTGCATGGCGAGTCGCGCGACCGCGGTCAGGCGATGGTGGATTTGCTGGCGCAGTACCGTGAGGTCGGGCTGGAACTGGATTGCCGCGAACTGCCGGATTTCCTGCCGCTCTATCTGGAGTACCTGACGTTGCGCGATCCGCAGACCGTGCGCGATGGGCTGCGCGATATTGCGCCGATCCTGACGCTGTTGGCGGAGCGGTTACGCCAGCGCGACAGCGAGTATGCCCTGCTGCCGGATCTGCTGTTGGCGCTGGCGGCGATCGAGCCCTCGCGTGAATCCGTAGCGGCGAAAGTGGCGGAAGAGGCGCGCGACGACACGCCGCAGGCGCTGGATGCCGTGTGGGAAGAGGAGCAGGTCCGCTTTCTGGCCGATGCGGGCTGCGCCCCGGCGCAACAGACTGGTCACCAGCGTCGTTTCGTCGACGCGGTGGCGCCGCACTACCTGAACCTTGACGCATCACGCGCCAAAGGAGACTGCTGA
- the narH gene encoding nitrate reductase subunit beta, translating to MKIRSQVGMVLNLDKCIGCHTCSVTCKNVWTSREGMEYAWFNNVETKPGTGYPHAWEDQEKWKGGWIRKINGRLEPRMGNRVGVLSKIFANPDVPTLDDYYEPFDYDYAHLQRAGESRHQPVARPRSLVTGQRMEKIENGPNWEDDLGGEFSKRSQDKNFDDMQKAMYGQFENTFMMYLPRLCEHCLNPACVATCPSGAIYKRAEDGIVLIDQDKCRGWRMCLTGCPYKKIYFNWKSGKSEKCIFCYPRIESGMPTLCSETCVGRIRYLGVLLYDADRIEQAASVESETDLYGRQLDIFLDPHDPEVIAQAQRDGIPLSVIDAAQQSPVYKLAVEWQLALPLHPEYRTLPMVWYVPPLSPIQSAADAGNLAHSGVLPDVESLRIPVQYLANLLTAGDTRPVLRALRRMLAMRHYKRAQTVEQVTDVSALEQVGLTQAQAEEMYRYLAIANYEDRFVVPSSHRELARDAFPETRGCGFSFGDGCHGSDSSFNLFNSRRIDAIDVTSKTQTMSNRRMQENKS from the coding sequence ATGAAAATTCGTTCACAAGTCGGCATGGTGCTGAATCTGGATAAATGCATTGGCTGCCATACCTGTTCGGTGACCTGCAAGAACGTCTGGACCAGCCGCGAAGGGATGGAGTACGCCTGGTTCAATAACGTGGAAACCAAACCCGGCACCGGTTATCCGCACGCCTGGGAAGATCAGGAAAAATGGAAAGGCGGCTGGATTCGTAAAATCAACGGGCGGCTTGAGCCGCGCATGGGCAATCGCGTCGGGGTGCTGTCGAAGATTTTCGCCAACCCGGACGTCCCGACGCTGGACGATTATTACGAGCCGTTCGACTACGACTACGCCCATCTGCAACGCGCCGGTGAAAGCCGGCACCAGCCGGTGGCGCGCCCGCGTTCGCTGGTAACCGGCCAGCGCATGGAGAAGATCGAAAACGGCCCGAACTGGGAAGACGATCTGGGCGGCGAGTTCAGCAAACGTTCGCAGGACAAGAACTTCGACGACATGCAGAAAGCCATGTACGGGCAGTTCGAGAACACTTTCATGATGTACCTGCCGAGACTGTGCGAGCACTGCCTGAACCCGGCCTGTGTCGCTACCTGTCCGAGCGGCGCCATCTACAAACGGGCGGAAGACGGCATTGTGCTGATCGACCAGGATAAATGCCGCGGCTGGCGCATGTGCCTGACCGGCTGCCCGTACAAGAAAATCTATTTCAACTGGAAGAGCGGCAAGTCGGAAAAATGCATTTTCTGCTATCCGCGCATCGAATCCGGCATGCCGACGCTGTGCTCGGAAACCTGCGTCGGGCGTATCCGCTATCTGGGGGTGCTGCTGTACGATGCCGATCGTATCGAGCAGGCGGCATCGGTAGAAAGCGAAACCGATCTGTACGGTCGCCAACTGGATATTTTCCTCGACCCGCATGACCCCGAAGTGATCGCGCAGGCGCAGCGCGACGGCATTCCGCTCAGCGTGATTGACGCGGCGCAGCAGTCGCCGGTGTACAAGCTGGCGGTGGAATGGCAACTGGCGCTACCGCTGCACCCGGAATACCGCACGCTGCCGATGGTGTGGTACGTGCCGCCGTTGTCGCCGATCCAGTCCGCCGCCGATGCGGGCAATCTGGCGCACAGCGGCGTACTGCCGGATGTGGAAAGCCTGCGTATCCCGGTGCAGTATCTGGCGAATCTGCTGACCGCGGGCGATACCCGCCCGGTACTGCGCGCGCTGCGGCGTATGCTGGCGATGCGCCATTACAAGCGGGCGCAGACGGTGGAACAGGTCACCGATGTCAGCGCGCTGGAGCAGGTGGGGCTGACGCAGGCGCAGGCCGAGGAAATGTACCGCTATCTGGCGATCGCCAACTATGAGGATCGCTTTGTGGTGCCGTCCAGCCATCGGGAACTGGCGCGGGACGCGTTTCCGGAAACCCGCGGCTGCGGCTTCAGCTTTGGCGATGGCTGCCACGGCAGCGACTCGTCGTTCAACCTGTTCAACAGCCGACGTATCGACGCTATCGACGTTACCAGCAAAACCCAGACCATGAGCAACCGGCGGATGCAGGAGAACAAGTCATGA